In Streptantibioticus cattleyicolor NRRL 8057 = DSM 46488, a genomic segment contains:
- a CDS encoding aminopeptidase P family protein, which yields MAEERAPENTEGGPETDRPADQAEIKQRKNGLYPAVSDELAELMKSGWADTELRDLRPADQAEYAAERRAALSARFPGERLVIPAGNLKTRSNDTDYPFRASSEYVHLTGDQTQDAVLVLEPEGDGHRATGYLLPRSNRENGEFWLDGQGELWVGRRHSLGEAAVLLGLECHDVREIADHLPDDQVPTRVVRGYDAGVERILDGRTDAGRDEELKTFLSELRLVKDAWEIGELQRAVDSTVRGFEDVVKVLDKAEATSERYIEGTFFLRARVEGNDVGYGTIAAAGPHATTLHWVRNDGPVRSGDLLLLDAGVETTSLYTADVTRTLPVSGTYTELQRKIYDAVYEAQEAGIAAVRPGAKYRDFHDAAQRVLAVKLVEWGILEGPVERVLELGLQRRWTLHGTGHMLGLDVHDCAQARTETYVDGTLEPGMVLTVEPGLYFQADDLTVPQEYRGIGVRIEDDILVTEDGNRNLSAALPRRSDEVESWIRGLRG from the coding sequence GTGGCCGAGGAGCGCGCCCCGGAGAACACCGAAGGCGGACCCGAGACCGATCGCCCCGCCGACCAGGCGGAGATCAAGCAGCGGAAGAACGGCCTGTACCCGGCCGTCTCCGACGAACTGGCCGAACTGATGAAGTCGGGCTGGGCCGACACCGAGCTGCGCGACCTGCGGCCGGCCGACCAGGCCGAGTACGCCGCCGAGCGCCGCGCCGCGCTCTCCGCCCGCTTCCCCGGGGAGCGCCTGGTGATCCCGGCGGGCAACCTCAAGACGCGCTCCAACGACACCGACTACCCCTTCCGGGCCTCATCGGAGTACGTCCACCTCACCGGTGACCAGACGCAGGACGCCGTGCTCGTCCTGGAGCCCGAGGGCGACGGCCACCGGGCCACCGGCTACCTGCTGCCCCGTTCCAACCGGGAGAACGGCGAGTTCTGGCTGGACGGCCAGGGCGAGCTGTGGGTCGGCCGGCGGCACAGCCTCGGCGAGGCCGCCGTGCTGCTCGGCCTGGAGTGCCACGACGTACGCGAGATCGCCGACCACCTGCCCGACGACCAGGTGCCCACCCGCGTGGTGCGCGGCTACGACGCCGGGGTCGAGCGGATCCTCGACGGCCGCACCGACGCCGGGCGCGACGAGGAGCTGAAGACGTTCCTCAGCGAGCTGCGGCTGGTCAAGGACGCCTGGGAGATCGGTGAACTCCAGCGGGCGGTCGACTCCACCGTGCGCGGCTTCGAGGACGTGGTGAAGGTCCTCGACAAGGCCGAGGCCACCTCCGAGCGCTACATCGAGGGCACCTTCTTCCTGCGCGCCCGCGTCGAGGGCAACGACGTCGGATACGGCACCATCGCCGCCGCCGGCCCGCACGCCACCACGCTGCACTGGGTGCGCAACGACGGCCCGGTCCGCTCCGGCGACCTGCTGCTGCTCGACGCCGGCGTGGAGACCACCTCGCTCTACACCGCCGACGTCACCCGTACCCTGCCGGTCTCGGGCACCTACACCGAGCTCCAGCGGAAGATCTACGACGCGGTGTACGAGGCCCAGGAGGCCGGTATCGCCGCGGTACGGCCGGGCGCGAAGTACCGCGACTTCCACGACGCGGCGCAGCGCGTGCTCGCCGTCAAGCTGGTCGAGTGGGGGATCCTCGAAGGCCCCGTCGAGCGCGTGCTGGAGCTCGGCCTCCAGCGCCGCTGGACGCTGCACGGCACCGGTCACATGCTCGGCCTCGACGTCCACGACTGCGCCCAGGCCCGCACCGAGACCTACGTGGACGGCACCCTGGAGCCCGGCATGGTGCTCACCGTCGAGCCCGGTCTCTACTTCCAGGCCGACGACCTGACGGTGCCTCAGGAATACCGTGGCATCGGCGTCCGGATCGAGGACGACATCCTGGTCACCGAGGACGGCAACCGCAATCTGTCGGCGGCGCTCCCCCGCCGTTCCGACGAGGTCGAGTCCTGGATACGGGGGCTGCGCGGCTGA
- a CDS encoding ATP-binding protein, translating to MSIWWSLHLRREAASVPLARRLLLGTMETAGVDPDISYDLSVALSEACANAVEHAGDTESASGEYRVTAHIEGDRCHIEVTDSGPGLPLTRRRPVRPRPAQPTPHQHAEHGRGLFLIEALVDHVQFRNKPGSGAVVSFDKVLKWRDDALLKAS from the coding sequence ATGAGCATCTGGTGGTCTCTCCATTTGCGGCGCGAAGCTGCGAGCGTTCCGCTCGCCCGCCGGCTTCTGCTGGGCACCATGGAGACCGCCGGGGTCGACCCGGACATCTCCTACGACCTGTCCGTCGCCTTGTCGGAGGCGTGTGCCAACGCGGTGGAACACGCCGGGGACACCGAATCCGCGTCCGGCGAATACCGGGTCACCGCCCACATCGAGGGCGACCGGTGCCACATCGAGGTCACCGACTCCGGCCCCGGGCTGCCGTTGACCCGGCGCCGCCCCGTCCGCCCCAGGCCCGCCCAGCCGACGCCGCATCAGCACGCCGAGCACGGCCGCGGACTCTTCCTCATCGAGGCCCTCGTCGACCACGTGCAGTTCCGCAACAAGCCCGGCAGCGGAGCCGTGGTCAGCTTCGACAAGGTGCTCAAGTGGCGTGACGACGCCCTGCTCAAGGCGTCCTGA
- a CDS encoding YcnI family copper-binding membrane protein: MTTSRRRTLRRASAVGAVAGASVLLLAAPAFAHVTVQPGQAAKGSYSTVSFKVPNEQEKANTVKVEVNFPADEPLASVSTQPVPGWTATVTKSKLAKPITTDDGQVTEAVTKITWTGGQIKPGEFQQFPVSLGPLPTNTGKLVFKALQTYDDNQVVRWIDEPTSGGPEPANPAPTLALTDAKGDNGAGGQQSAAPKSSDDSDTTARVLGIAGIVVGAAGVAFGVFAGRRRSGGGSAEA; this comes from the coding sequence ATGACCACGTCACGTCGTCGTACCCTGCGCCGGGCCTCAGCGGTCGGCGCGGTTGCCGGAGCGAGTGTGCTGCTGCTCGCGGCGCCCGCGTTCGCGCACGTCACCGTCCAGCCGGGGCAGGCCGCCAAGGGCAGCTACAGCACGGTGTCGTTCAAGGTGCCCAACGAGCAGGAGAAGGCCAACACGGTCAAGGTCGAGGTGAACTTCCCGGCCGACGAGCCGCTGGCGTCGGTGTCGACGCAGCCGGTGCCGGGCTGGACGGCCACCGTCACCAAGAGCAAGCTGGCCAAGCCGATCACCACCGACGACGGCCAGGTCACCGAGGCCGTCACCAAGATCACCTGGACCGGCGGGCAGATCAAGCCGGGCGAGTTCCAGCAGTTCCCGGTCTCCCTGGGCCCGCTGCCGACCAACACCGGCAAGCTGGTCTTCAAGGCGCTCCAGACGTACGACGACAACCAGGTCGTCCGGTGGATCGACGAGCCCACATCGGGCGGCCCCGAGCCGGCCAACCCGGCGCCGACGCTGGCCCTCACCGACGCCAAGGGCGACAACGGCGCCGGCGGGCAGCAGAGCGCCGCGCCGAAGTCGTCCGACGACAGCGACACCACCGCGCGGGTGCTGGGCATCGCCGGCATCGTCGTGGGCGCCGCGGGCGTGGCGTTCGGCGTGTTCGCCGGGCGCAGGCGGTCCGGCGGCGGTTCCGCCGAGGCGTGA
- a CDS encoding SCO family protein, whose amino-acid sequence MAVGARKAAGRRLVGCAALVAAAALTLSACGGSSDGNKPVVSVSASATKAAVTLDQPKDKPDLVLTDTHGKRYDLVKETAGKPTLLYFGYTHCPDVCPTTMADIASAKHRLPKADQDKLQVVFVTTDPERDTPKRLGEWLAPQDPAFTGLTGDFATIQAAARSLGVFIDKPVKQKDGSYSVQHGAEVFAFSPKDDKSHFLYTSGVSADQFAADLPKLIKGETP is encoded by the coding sequence ATGGCCGTCGGCGCGCGGAAGGCGGCCGGGCGGCGGCTGGTGGGCTGCGCCGCGCTGGTCGCCGCGGCGGCGCTCACGCTGAGCGCGTGCGGCGGCTCGTCCGACGGGAACAAGCCGGTGGTGTCGGTCTCCGCCTCGGCGACCAAGGCCGCGGTCACCCTCGACCAGCCCAAGGACAAGCCGGACCTGGTGCTGACCGACACCCACGGCAAGCGGTACGACCTGGTCAAGGAGACCGCGGGGAAGCCGACGCTGCTGTACTTCGGCTACACCCACTGCCCCGACGTGTGCCCGACGACCATGGCCGACATCGCCAGCGCCAAGCACCGGCTGCCCAAGGCCGACCAGGACAAGCTCCAGGTGGTCTTCGTCACCACCGACCCCGAGCGCGACACGCCCAAGCGCCTCGGCGAGTGGCTGGCTCCGCAGGACCCCGCCTTCACGGGGCTGACCGGGGACTTCGCCACCATCCAGGCGGCGGCGCGCAGCCTAGGCGTGTTCATCGACAAGCCGGTCAAGCAGAAGGACGGCAGCTACAGCGTCCAGCACGGCGCCGAGGTCTTCGCCTTCTCCCCCAAGGACGACAAGTCCCACTTCCTCTACACCTCAGGGGTCAGCGCCGATCAGTTCGCGGCCGACCTGCCCAAGCTGATCAAGGGAGAGACGCCGTGA
- a CDS encoding copper chaperone PCu(A)C — protein sequence MTPTTRRAIRPTARWALATAALATAATALTGCGGNASGTAAAPQLKVSGGYVPQPPMADMATGYFTVTNTGAGDDRLTSVSSDLAPEVTMHSTQGGAMRAVSSFPVPAKGRLVLSTGGNHLMLMKLKRRPAVGDKVSFQLHFAKSAPITVEVPVEPASYHPKG from the coding sequence GTGACGCCGACCACCCGCCGCGCCATCCGCCCGACCGCCCGCTGGGCCCTGGCCACGGCCGCGCTCGCGACGGCGGCGACGGCCCTCACCGGCTGCGGCGGCAACGCCTCCGGGACCGCCGCCGCACCGCAGCTGAAGGTCAGCGGCGGTTACGTGCCGCAGCCGCCGATGGCCGACATGGCCACCGGTTACTTCACCGTCACCAACACCGGGGCGGGGGATGACCGGCTCACCTCGGTCAGCAGCGACCTGGCGCCCGAGGTGACGATGCACAGCACGCAGGGCGGGGCGATGCGCGCGGTGAGTTCGTTCCCGGTGCCGGCGAAGGGCCGGCTGGTGCTGAGCACCGGCGGCAACCACCTGATGCTGATGAAGCTGAAGCGCCGTCCGGCCGTCGGTGACAAGGTCTCCTTCCAGCTGCACTTCGCCAAGTCGGCGCCGATAACCGTGGAGGTCCCCGTCGAGCCGGCGTCGTACCACCCGAAGGGCTGA
- a CDS encoding copper resistance CopC/CopD family protein — protein sequence MRAKRLLIVLAAVVTALLAGAVPASAHAALLKTDPAQNSVVATAPTAVTLGFSEGVLLSADSLRVLDPAGRPVQQGAAHHAPSGSDTATVALRAGLARGTYTVVWKAVSADSHPVSGAFTFSVGAPSKTSAVVPQEPAGGGAVGTLYGIGRCLAYAGFAVMVGVSVFLTVCWPRGAGLRVMQRLAVSGWAAMVVSTLALLLLRGAYADGAGLGKVADLGLLRSAVETRPGGALVARLLLLAAAAAFLSVLFGAYGRRDDPRERRDLAFGLGVGGAVIAVGIAATWAMAEHASVGIQPGVAMPVDVLHLLAVAVWLGGLAALVTALYRTAGVDRGAVRRFSRTAFGCVCVLVATGVYQSWRQVGSWHALTATAYGRLLLVKLGLVAVMVAVAGVSRRWTGRLAESARPIAEAEPTAVAEAEPEPSGDPARAAQLARQRAAIATARIRRARDADPARSGLRRSVLAEAAVAVAVLAVTTVLSGTEPGRAAQAAAGAGAVPAYQGPAFVTFPYDTGGPHGKGIAALHLDPARTGHNELHLELADPAGKPVDVPEVRVAFTLDGGARSGGAGAIGPLPVPLEHLDTGSWASTTVQLPLAGRWQVSVTVRTSDIDEVTETKEVTVG from the coding sequence ATGAGGGCCAAGCGGCTGCTGATCGTGCTGGCGGCGGTGGTCACCGCGCTGCTGGCCGGCGCGGTCCCCGCCTCGGCGCACGCCGCCCTGCTGAAGACCGACCCGGCGCAGAACTCGGTGGTGGCCACCGCGCCGACCGCCGTGACGCTGGGCTTCTCCGAGGGCGTGCTGCTGTCGGCCGACTCGCTGCGGGTGCTCGACCCGGCGGGCCGGCCGGTGCAGCAGGGCGCCGCGCACCACGCGCCGAGCGGGTCGGACACCGCCACGGTGGCGTTGCGCGCGGGGCTCGCCAGGGGCACGTACACCGTGGTGTGGAAGGCGGTTTCGGCGGACAGCCATCCGGTGTCGGGGGCCTTCACGTTCTCGGTGGGCGCGCCGTCGAAGACCTCGGCGGTGGTGCCGCAGGAGCCGGCCGGCGGCGGGGCGGTCGGCACGCTGTACGGCATCGGGCGCTGTCTGGCGTATGCCGGTTTCGCCGTGATGGTCGGTGTGTCGGTGTTCCTGACGGTGTGCTGGCCGCGTGGGGCCGGGCTGCGGGTGATGCAGCGGCTGGCGGTGTCGGGGTGGGCCGCGATGGTGGTCTCGACGCTGGCGTTGCTGCTGCTGCGCGGGGCGTACGCGGACGGGGCCGGGCTCGGCAAGGTGGCCGACCTGGGGCTGCTGCGGTCGGCGGTGGAGACCCGGCCGGGCGGCGCGCTGGTGGCCCGGCTGCTGCTGCTCGCCGCCGCGGCGGCCTTCCTGTCGGTGCTCTTCGGGGCGTACGGACGCCGGGACGATCCGCGTGAGCGGCGGGACCTGGCGTTCGGGCTCGGGGTCGGCGGCGCGGTGATCGCCGTCGGCATCGCGGCCACCTGGGCGATGGCCGAGCACGCCTCGGTGGGCATACAGCCGGGCGTGGCCATGCCGGTGGACGTGCTCCATCTGCTCGCCGTGGCCGTGTGGCTCGGCGGTCTGGCCGCGCTGGTGACGGCGTTGTACCGGACGGCCGGGGTGGACCGGGGCGCGGTACGGCGGTTCTCCCGGACCGCGTTCGGCTGCGTGTGCGTCCTGGTGGCCACCGGGGTGTACCAGTCGTGGCGGCAGGTCGGCTCCTGGCACGCGCTGACGGCCACCGCGTACGGGCGGCTGCTGCTGGTCAAGCTCGGGCTGGTGGCGGTGATGGTGGCCGTGGCCGGGGTGTCGCGGCGGTGGACCGGCCGGCTGGCGGAGAGCGCGCGGCCGATCGCGGAGGCCGAACCGACGGCGGTCGCCGAGGCGGAGCCCGAGCCCTCCGGCGACCCCGCGCGCGCCGCTCAACTCGCCCGCCAGCGCGCCGCGATCGCCACCGCGCGGATCCGCCGGGCACGCGACGCCGACCCGGCCCGCTCCGGGCTGCGCCGCTCCGTGCTGGCCGAGGCCGCCGTCGCCGTCGCCGTGCTCGCCGTCACCACCGTGCTCAGCGGCACCGAACCGGGCCGCGCCGCCCAGGCCGCGGCCGGCGCCGGCGCCGTACCGGCTTACCAGGGGCCGGCGTTCGTCACCTTCCCGTACGACACCGGCGGGCCGCACGGCAAGGGCATCGCGGCGCTCCACCTCGACCCGGCGCGGACCGGCCACAACGAGCTGCACCTGGAGCTGGCCGACCCGGCGGGCAAGCCGGTGGACGTCCCCGAGGTGCGGGTGGCCTTCACGCTGGACGGCGGCGCCAGGAGCGGCGGCGCCGGGGCGATAGGGCCGCTCCCGGTCCCCCTGGAACACCTGGACACCGGTTCCTGGGCGTCGACGACCGTGCAGCTGCCGTTGGCGGGCCGCTGGCAGGTGTCCGTGACCGTACGCACCTCCGACATCGACGAGGTGACCGAGACGAAGGAGGTGACGGTCGGCTGA
- the efeB gene encoding iron uptake transporter deferrochelatase/peroxidase subunit — MAGQEITRRRLLGTAGAAGAAGLVAGGAGGALGYAAAGTGGPALTSVGTGAVPFHGTHQAGITTPLQACGHLIAFDLATGAGRKEAAALLRRWSAAAEAMTQGRPPAGDNQVALDAGPASLTVTFGFGRSFFARTGLTDRIPAAFQPLPAFSSDALDPRRSDGDLWAQIGADDALVAFHALRVLQKEAAGTARVRWQMNGFNRTPGATARPMTARNLMGQVDGTNNPKPADPDFAAKVFVPDQGGDEAWLNGGSYAVVRRIRMLLDDWERLPLDRQEAVIGRRKSDGAPLSGGTETTPVDLGRFNPDGSLAIPGDAHVRVAAPASNGGAAMLRRPFSYHDGYDADGTPDAGLLFVCWQADPGNGFVKVQRKLDRGDGLSRFIRHESSALFAVPGGCGKGEYVGQRLLES, encoded by the coding sequence ATGGCCGGTCAGGAGATCACGCGCAGGCGGCTGCTGGGTACCGCGGGGGCGGCGGGGGCGGCCGGACTGGTGGCCGGCGGCGCGGGCGGCGCGCTGGGGTACGCGGCGGCCGGTACCGGCGGTCCCGCGCTGACCTCGGTGGGCACCGGCGCCGTACCGTTCCACGGCACCCACCAGGCCGGAATCACCACGCCGTTGCAGGCATGCGGTCATCTGATCGCGTTCGACCTGGCGACCGGGGCGGGCCGCAAGGAGGCCGCGGCGTTGCTGCGCCGCTGGTCGGCGGCGGCGGAGGCGATGACGCAGGGACGGCCGCCGGCGGGCGACAACCAGGTGGCGCTGGACGCGGGGCCGGCGTCGCTGACGGTGACGTTCGGTTTCGGGCGGTCGTTCTTCGCCCGGACCGGGCTCACCGACCGGATCCCGGCGGCGTTCCAGCCGCTCCCGGCGTTCTCCTCCGACGCGCTCGACCCCCGGCGCAGCGACGGCGACCTGTGGGCGCAGATCGGGGCCGACGACGCGCTGGTCGCCTTCCACGCGCTGCGGGTGCTCCAGAAGGAGGCGGCGGGCACGGCCCGGGTGCGCTGGCAGATGAACGGCTTCAACCGCACCCCGGGCGCCACCGCGCGGCCGATGACCGCCCGCAACCTGATGGGCCAGGTGGACGGCACCAACAACCCCAAGCCGGCCGACCCCGACTTCGCCGCGAAGGTCTTCGTCCCGGACCAGGGCGGCGACGAGGCGTGGCTCAACGGCGGTTCGTACGCGGTCGTGCGGCGGATCCGGATGCTGCTGGACGACTGGGAGCGGCTGCCGCTCGACCGGCAGGAGGCGGTCATAGGCCGCCGCAAGTCCGACGGCGCCCCGCTGTCCGGGGGCACCGAGACGACCCCGGTCGACCTGGGCAGGTTCAACCCGGACGGTTCGCTGGCGATCCCCGGGGACGCCCACGTCCGGGTGGCCGCCCCGGCGTCCAACGGCGGGGCCGCGATGCTGCGCCGCCCGTTCTCGTACCACGACGGCTACGACGCGGACGGCACGCCCGACGCCGGGCTGCTCTTCGTGTGCTGGCAGGCCGATCCGGGCAACGGCTTCGTCAAGGTGCAGCGCAAGCTCGACCGCGGGGACGGCCTGTCGCGCTTCATCCGCCACGAGTCGAGCGCGCTCTTCGCGGTGCCGGGCGGTTGCGGGAAGGGCGAGTACGTGGGGCAGCGGTTGCTGGAGTCGTGA